A window from Leptospira meyeri encodes these proteins:
- a CDS encoding ankyrin repeat domain-containing protein: protein MKHNFFTFSIALLFVSFGFSFAQDNLTETNTITSVAPDMVQILLKGNPKDFETAITNGGDINASDESGKTLLVLAVEKNKPKQFEILLNHGADLNRRDFSGKTLLHYVVTSRFTNQIKTIVEKGADLNAYDADGNTALHVAILKSNLAVQKLLVESKADVNLRNNPRKSPLYLAFEKSKLDSITYLLQNGADINLPDLTGRTPVFVSIDQKNIKLLNLSLDSNGNPNTEDTKSISPIVFAIEKGFTQGVEVLLNRGANINTKTPEGESLLFYSVEKKNLTVTNLLLKKGLDVDSKNLTGKTLFEIALQKNDTNLLKLVLDAGANPNQILSSNKIPLEESIETSKWIIAEILIQKNADVLTPNSSGYLPIHLASRKSGLKIVEELIKKNVPVDVQNQRTGETALSLALENKQLTITKFLLSKKADPNHKQKDGSSLVFSALERKDAEGFKLLVSAGANLQTLNEEGENLITTVCKLDIEKKDQKFSDETIKLLISKGVNPNTKNKRGLSALHIALNRNRTETMSQLITLGADPNLTDNNGLTVLHKAIQKFLSSKDNNQTENYKKLVLFLVERRANLNQQDKLGKTILSELAIQFDPGKSDSILELARVFVLNGGDSKLEDKLGKSPLEYAEDKKIPELIEIYRGL, encoded by the coding sequence ATGAAACATAATTTTTTTACTTTCAGCATAGCCCTTCTATTCGTTTCTTTCGGATTTAGTTTTGCACAAGACAATCTAACCGAAACAAACACGATCACCTCAGTGGCGCCTGACATGGTGCAGATTTTATTAAAGGGAAATCCAAAAGATTTTGAAACTGCTATCACAAATGGTGGCGACATCAATGCCAGTGACGAATCAGGAAAAACTCTGTTAGTTCTAGCCGTTGAAAAAAACAAACCGAAACAATTTGAAATCCTTTTGAATCACGGAGCTGATTTAAACAGAAGAGATTTTTCCGGCAAAACATTGTTACACTACGTTGTCACATCTCGTTTCACAAACCAAATCAAAACCATTGTAGAAAAAGGTGCCGATCTAAACGCCTATGATGCAGACGGAAATACTGCCCTACATGTTGCGATACTTAAATCAAATCTCGCCGTACAAAAGTTACTAGTAGAAAGTAAAGCTGATGTAAATTTAAGAAACAATCCAAGGAAGTCCCCTCTTTATTTAGCTTTTGAAAAATCAAAATTAGATTCTATTACTTACCTCCTACAAAATGGTGCGGATATCAATCTCCCAGACTTAACAGGAAGAACTCCTGTATTTGTTTCCATTGACCAAAAAAATATAAAATTATTAAATCTAAGTTTGGATTCCAATGGGAACCCAAACACAGAAGATACAAAGTCCATCAGCCCCATTGTTTTTGCCATTGAAAAAGGATTCACACAGGGTGTGGAAGTTCTTTTGAACCGCGGTGCGAATATCAATACAAAAACACCCGAAGGTGAATCTCTGCTTTTTTATTCTGTAGAAAAGAAAAACCTGACAGTGACAAATTTGCTTCTCAAAAAAGGTTTGGATGTAGATTCCAAAAACTTAACTGGGAAAACTCTATTTGAAATCGCATTACAAAAAAACGACACCAATCTTTTGAAACTTGTTTTAGATGCAGGCGCGAATCCAAATCAGATTCTTTCCTCTAATAAAATCCCGCTCGAAGAATCTATTGAAACATCCAAATGGATTATCGCAGAAATATTAATACAAAAAAATGCCGATGTTTTAACACCAAACTCATCTGGATATTTACCCATTCATTTGGCCTCTAGAAAATCTGGATTAAAAATTGTAGAAGAATTAATTAAAAAAAACGTTCCCGTTGATGTTCAAAACCAGAGAACTGGAGAAACTGCACTTTCGTTGGCTCTAGAAAACAAACAACTAACAATCACTAAATTTCTTCTATCAAAAAAGGCCGACCCCAATCATAAACAAAAAGATGGATCAAGTCTTGTTTTTTCAGCCCTTGAAAGAAAAGATGCGGAAGGTTTCAAACTTTTGGTTTCCGCTGGTGCCAACCTACAAACACTCAATGAAGAAGGGGAAAATTTAATTACAACAGTTTGTAAGTTAGACATCGAAAAAAAGGATCAAAAATTTTCTGACGAAACTATCAAATTATTGATTAGCAAAGGTGTAAACCCTAACACAAAAAACAAACGAGGGTTAAGTGCTCTTCACATTGCGCTCAACCGAAATCGCACAGAAACAATGTCCCAACTCATTACATTAGGTGCTGATCCTAACCTAACAGATAATAACGGACTGACCGTATTACATAAGGCCATTCAAAAATTCTTATCTTCCAAAGATAACAACCAAACAGAAAACTATAAGAAACTAGTACTATTCCTAGTAGAAAGAAGAGCGAACTTAAACCAACAAGATAAATTAGGGAAAACTATACTTTCCGAACTAGCAATCCAGTTTGATCCTGGTAAAAGTGATTCCATTTTGGAATTGGCGAGGGTCTTCGTTTTAAATGGCGGAGATTCTAAACTAGAAGATAAATTGGGAAAGTCTCCTCTGGAATATGCGGAGGATAAAAAAATACCTGAACTGATTGAGATTTACCGCGGCCTTTAA